The following coding sequences lie in one Flagellimonas eckloniae genomic window:
- a CDS encoding isoamylase early set domain-containing protein, with amino-acid sequence MAIKKQYLKSKPVCKVTFSVPADEAKKVAVVGDFNNWNPKGSKLKKLKNGTFKGTFEFPNENSYEFRYLVDGNYINDAEADRFQWNDYAGTENAVLEV; translated from the coding sequence ATGGCAATTAAAAAACAATACCTGAAAAGTAAGCCAGTTTGCAAGGTAACCTTCTCTGTACCTGCTGACGAAGCAAAAAAAGTTGCCGTTGTTGGTGATTTCAACAACTGGAACCCTAAAGGAAGTAAATTAAAAAAGCTGAAAAATGGAACATTTAAAGGTACTTTTGAGTTTCCAAATGAAAACAGTTACGAGTTCAGATATTTAGTGGACGGTAACTACATCAACGATGCCGAAGCAGATCGTTTTCAATGGAACGATTATGCAGGTACGGAAAATGCGGTACTTGAAGTATGA
- a CDS encoding sensor histidine kinase: MKNNILSTRFILKLTLSFLAILLLAGIGYTITSIYLSNKYFYETTQRLHANLAQDLIDEKFKNTHPFDSTGNVNKPLFGDIMHDMMAVNRAIEVYLLDNSGSVQYSVVLDHDAPETKEKKINLQPIKKFIDEKGANYTLGDDPKDLTKQTIFSAARFNQDGNEGYVYIVLAGEDFLATRSDLFQSYFMRLGLGGSLLTLIFATLLGVLAIWYLTRSLRKIIYAAKRFQQGDLQYRIENAEKTDLANVASTYNSMADTILSDIEKIKSIELLRQELIANISHDLRTPLSIIQGYIETLHMKDAELSAKERAAYLKTVSRSSERLSKLVSQLFEYSKLEANQIQPEKEPFLISELANDIHRNYSLLAEQKNIDLKLSMNESIPLVFADISLVERAIQNLMDNALKFTPEGGEVIVKIEAENDHVEVTIQDSGPGIKKDNQALIFERYRQTKAGQEKEGTGLGLAIVKKIMEIHDSSIKVLSKPNEGTSFSFSLPVYAVN, from the coding sequence ATGAAAAACAACATCCTTTCTACCAGATTCATTCTTAAACTTACCCTCTCCTTCCTCGCCATTTTATTACTTGCCGGCATAGGGTATACCATTACCTCCATATATCTATCCAATAAGTATTTTTACGAGACCACACAGCGGTTACATGCCAATCTTGCACAGGATCTTATCGATGAAAAATTTAAGAACACGCATCCTTTTGATTCTACGGGAAATGTAAACAAGCCTCTTTTTGGGGATATTATGCATGATATGATGGCCGTAAACCGTGCCATAGAGGTCTATCTTTTGGATAACTCCGGTAGTGTGCAATATTCAGTGGTACTAGATCATGATGCCCCAGAAACAAAAGAGAAAAAGATTAACCTTCAACCCATTAAGAAATTTATTGATGAGAAGGGAGCAAACTATACTTTGGGAGACGATCCAAAGGATTTGACAAAACAGACTATTTTTTCCGCAGCCCGTTTTAACCAAGATGGTAATGAAGGCTACGTATATATTGTTTTGGCCGGTGAAGATTTTTTGGCAACACGGAGCGATTTATTTCAAAGTTATTTTATGCGTTTGGGCCTTGGAGGTTCATTATTAACGCTAATTTTTGCAACGCTTTTGGGAGTACTAGCCATTTGGTACCTCACCCGTAGCCTTCGGAAAATCATTTATGCCGCAAAACGTTTTCAACAGGGAGATCTCCAATACCGAATTGAAAATGCTGAAAAAACAGATTTGGCCAATGTTGCAAGTACGTATAATAGTATGGCAGATACCATCTTATCGGATATTGAAAAAATAAAATCCATTGAATTATTGCGTCAGGAACTCATTGCCAATATTTCGCATGATCTTAGAACACCTTTATCCATAATACAGGGCTATATTGAAACATTGCATATGAAAGATGCTGAGCTTTCTGCTAAGGAACGTGCAGCATATTTAAAAACGGTGTCCCGAAGCAGTGAACGACTATCCAAACTGGTTTCACAGCTCTTTGAATATTCAAAACTTGAGGCCAACCAGATCCAACCTGAAAAAGAACCCTTTTTGATCAGTGAACTGGCAAACGACATCCATAGAAATTATTCGTTATTGGCAGAACAGAAGAACATTGATCTAAAACTTTCCATGAACGAAAGTATTCCTCTGGTTTTTGCCGATATCTCCCTTGTGGAAAGAGCCATTCAAAACTTAATGGACAATGCCCTAAAATTTACTCCTGAAGGTGGTGAGGTTATCGTAAAAATTGAAGCTGAAAACGATCATGTTGAAGTTACAATCCAGGATTCTGGACCTGGAATAAAAAAGGACAATCAGGCTCTGATTTTTGAGCGCTATCGCCAAACTAAGGCAGGTCAAGAAAAAGAGGGAACTGGATTAGGGTTGGCCATTGTAAAGAAAATAATGGAGATTCATGACAGTAGCATCAAAGTTTTGAGCAAGCCCAATGAGGGCACTTCATTTAGTTTTAGCCTTCCTGTATATGCAGTGAACTAG
- a CDS encoding 2TM domain-containing protein, translating to MLSLKKKKKTVDIEQHELLENAQKRIKQKKRLFSHFVIFLIGSVFLILINKILKYGEGYDWFVWGITFWAFLFVIHAFNVFITHKFMGQGWERKQREILVARQKERIAEIQKEIETDFPLSKINKKKD from the coding sequence ATGTTATCCTTAAAGAAGAAGAAAAAAACGGTAGATATAGAACAACATGAGTTGTTGGAGAATGCTCAAAAACGGATTAAGCAGAAAAAAAGACTTTTTTCCCATTTTGTGATTTTTCTGATTGGAAGTGTTTTCTTGATTCTAATCAACAAAATCCTAAAATATGGGGAGGGTTATGATTGGTTTGTCTGGGGCATTACATTTTGGGCTTTTTTGTTTGTTATACATGCATTCAATGTTTTCATCACTCATAAGTTTATGGGGCAAGGTTGGGAGCGGAAACAACGCGAAATATTAGTCGCTAGACAAAAAGAGCGTATTGCCGAAATTCAAAAAGAAATTGAAACGGATTTCCCGCTTTCCAAAATCAATAAAAAAAAAGATTAG
- a CDS encoding response regulator transcription factor, which yields MKRVLIVEDDIEIIRLLEIHLKDLGCLVITANRGDIGLRKAISEKPDLIILDVMLPEMDGIEICQKIRAQEIKSPIMMLTARSEEIDKVLGLEVGADDYLTKPFSVREFIARVKAIFRRQKMDVASPSSEKNPKLMQFDILSIDIDMRKVLLDGKKIELSPKEFELLVLLSSNPGKSYDRTKLLNMIWGYDFQGYEHTVNSHINRLRSKIEPDMSNPKFILTTWGVGYKFNEELRET from the coding sequence ATGAAGAGAGTCTTAATTGTTGAGGATGATATTGAGATTATCCGACTTTTAGAAATACATCTGAAAGATTTGGGCTGCCTGGTTATCACGGCCAATAGGGGTGATATTGGATTGAGAAAAGCCATCAGCGAAAAACCTGATCTTATTATTCTTGATGTAATGCTCCCAGAAATGGACGGCATTGAAATCTGCCAAAAGATACGAGCACAAGAAATTAAGTCTCCCATTATGATGCTTACGGCGCGATCAGAAGAAATAGATAAGGTATTGGGACTGGAAGTTGGTGCTGATGATTACCTGACCAAGCCATTTAGCGTTAGAGAATTTATTGCCCGGGTAAAAGCGATTTTTAGAAGGCAAAAAATGGATGTTGCTTCCCCTTCTTCTGAAAAGAACCCAAAATTGATGCAGTTTGATATCCTTTCCATTGATATTGATATGCGCAAAGTGCTTTTGGACGGCAAAAAAATTGAACTTTCACCCAAAGAATTTGAACTTCTGGTCCTTTTATCCTCCAACCCCGGTAAGAGCTATGACCGTACCAAATTGTTGAACATGATCTGGGGCTATGATTTTCAAGGGTATGAGCATACGGTGAACTCACATATCAATCGCTTGCGATCAAAAATTGAACCGGATATGAGCAATCCAAAATTTATTCTGACCACATGGGGTGTGGGCTATAAATTTAATGAGGAACTTAGGGAAACTTGA
- a CDS encoding OmpH family outer membrane protein: protein MKNVKKIAVALVLFVAATSFVNAQSKIAHINVQQLLSEMPEMIAAQSELKKLEETYSADLKGSMTEFQNKATQYQNESTSKSREENEKRAIELQEIQKNIQNAEQAAMQEMQKKQQALFAPISEKAKASIEKVAAAQGVDYVIDASPGLSLIVAKGQDLLPLVKQDLGF from the coding sequence ATGAAAAATGTAAAGAAAATTGCTGTAGCATTAGTTTTATTTGTCGCTGCTACAAGTTTTGTAAATGCTCAGAGTAAAATTGCGCACATAAACGTTCAGCAATTATTGTCGGAAATGCCGGAGATGATAGCAGCTCAATCAGAATTAAAAAAATTGGAAGAAACCTATAGTGCCGATTTAAAAGGGTCAATGACCGAATTTCAAAATAAAGCAACTCAATATCAAAATGAATCTACCTCTAAATCTAGGGAAGAGAATGAAAAACGAGCTATAGAGTTGCAGGAAATCCAAAAAAATATTCAGAATGCAGAGCAGGCGGCAATGCAAGAAATGCAGAAAAAGCAACAAGCCCTGTTTGCACCAATTTCTGAAAAAGCAAAAGCTTCAATAGAAAAAGTTGCTGCTGCCCAAGGGGTTGATTATGTTATTGATGCTAGTCCAGGACTTAGTCTTATCGTGGCCAAGGGTCAGGATCTTTTGCCATTGGTAAAACAGGACCTAGGGTTCTAA
- a CDS encoding DUF427 domain-containing protein, whose protein sequence is MKAIWNNTVIAESNETVMVENNHYFPEESIKKEYFKASDTHTTCPWKGIASYYSLEVDGKENIDAAWYYPETSELARNIKGRIAFWKGVTIEK, encoded by the coding sequence ATGAAAGCAATATGGAACAATACAGTCATTGCTGAAAGTAATGAAACTGTTATGGTTGAAAACAACCATTATTTTCCCGAAGAAAGCATAAAAAAAGAGTATTTTAAAGCTAGTGACACACATACGACTTGTCCGTGGAAAGGCATTGCTTCATATTATAGCCTAGAAGTAGATGGAAAGGAAAATATTGACGCTGCTTGGTATTACCCAGAAACAAGTGAACTAGCCAGAAATATAAAGGGAAGAATAGCTTTTTGGAAAGGGGTCACCATTGAAAAATAG
- the egtB gene encoding ergothioneine biosynthesis protein EgtB, producing the protein MILTDSVVDFFLETRKHSEDICQPLEIEDYVVQPVVDVSPPKWHLGHTTWFFEEFILKPHVENYVLFDEDFSFVFNSYYETVGKRVVRSDRGNLSRPSVKKVYEYRNYVTEGIKKLFETNQNEEINALLEIGIHHEKQHQELLLTDIKFILGNNPLLPAYSTAFIDHPIETHQKDWITIDEGVYEIGHNSNDFCYDNELERHKVYLHSYEISNKLVTNGEYIEFMEAGGYQRFDIWHAEGWDWVNQNQISAPLYWHKIDNEWHNYTAKGLQKVKGEAPLTHISYFEAFAYAQWKGHRLPTEFEWEAAQTFFPWGKRWEWTESAYLPYPNYKKVDGALGEYNGKFMVSQKVLRGGSVATPIKHTRHTYRNFFHPQLRWQFTGLRLAK; encoded by the coding sequence ATGATTCTTACCGATTCCGTGGTTGATTTCTTTCTGGAAACCCGAAAACACTCCGAAGATATCTGTCAACCCCTAGAAATTGAGGACTATGTAGTACAGCCAGTAGTGGATGTAAGTCCTCCCAAATGGCATTTGGGACATACTACCTGGTTTTTTGAGGAATTTATCCTAAAACCACATGTCGAAAATTATGTTTTGTTTGATGAGGACTTCTCTTTTGTTTTTAATAGTTACTATGAAACGGTTGGAAAACGAGTTGTCCGTTCTGACAGGGGAAATCTATCTAGACCATCCGTAAAAAAGGTATATGAGTATCGAAATTATGTGACTGAGGGAATCAAAAAGCTTTTTGAAACCAATCAAAATGAAGAAATCAATGCCCTTTTGGAAATAGGCATCCATCACGAAAAACAGCATCAGGAACTGTTATTGACGGACATCAAATTTATTCTTGGAAACAATCCTCTTTTGCCCGCATATTCCACAGCATTTATAGACCACCCTATTGAAACCCATCAAAAAGACTGGATTACGATTGATGAAGGTGTTTATGAAATTGGACATAATTCCAATGATTTTTGTTATGACAATGAATTGGAAAGACACAAAGTATATCTTCATTCCTATGAAATTTCCAACAAATTGGTGACCAATGGGGAATACATTGAATTTATGGAAGCAGGAGGTTATCAACGTTTTGATATCTGGCACGCGGAAGGATGGGATTGGGTGAACCAAAATCAGATTTCTGCACCTTTATATTGGCATAAAATTGATAATGAATGGCATAATTACACCGCTAAAGGACTTCAAAAAGTGAAGGGAGAAGCCCCTTTAACCCATATCTCATATTTTGAAGCTTTTGCTTATGCACAATGGAAAGGACATCGCCTACCAACAGAGTTTGAATGGGAAGCTGCACAGACTTTCTTTCCTTGGGGTAAACGATGGGAATGGACTGAGAGTGCTTATCTCCCCTACCCTAATTACAAAAAAGTGGATGGAGCCTTGGGAGAGTACAATGGTAAATTTATGGTGAGTCAAAAAGTGCTAAGGGGAGGCTCTGTAGCTACCCCTATAAAACATACGCGGCATACCTATAGAAATTTTTTCCATCCACAACTAAGATGGCAATTCACCGGATTAAGGTTAGCCAAATAA
- the egtD gene encoding L-histidine N(alpha)-methyltransferase has product MQNTNISTFTSVFEQEVYEGLTTYPKHLSSKYFYDEIGDKLFQDIMAMPEYYLTDCEFAILDKEKENIATLFSKSGEPFSLYELGAGDGKKTKVLLRHFVKNNISFDYRPIDISQNALNQLENSIRKEIPKVEVNTIQGTYVDTLRDIGNANDRKKIILFLGSNIGNLKHAQAVQFLRDMRDSINPGDLIFMGFDQKKHPQAILDAYNDKTGITEAFNKNILTRINKEMGGNFDLDLFMHWEVYDPETGTAKSYLVSKEEQMVQIESLKLEIRFNAWETIHTEISQKYDDDTVEWLAKEAGLTITEVFSDKEQQYKNYIFKK; this is encoded by the coding sequence ATGCAAAATACCAATATCTCAACTTTTACCTCAGTTTTTGAGCAAGAAGTCTACGAAGGATTAACTACATATCCGAAACATTTATCTTCCAAATATTTTTATGATGAAATAGGTGATAAACTCTTTCAGGACATCATGGCTATGCCCGAATATTACCTAACTGATTGTGAATTCGCTATCCTTGATAAAGAAAAAGAGAACATTGCTACATTGTTTTCAAAATCGGGAGAACCTTTTAGTTTATATGAACTTGGAGCCGGAGACGGTAAAAAGACAAAAGTATTGCTTCGTCACTTTGTGAAAAACAATATTTCTTTTGACTACAGACCAATAGATATTAGTCAAAACGCGTTGAATCAATTGGAGAATTCAATAAGAAAGGAAATTCCAAAGGTAGAAGTCAATACCATACAGGGTACCTATGTTGATACGTTAAGGGATATTGGAAATGCAAATGATAGAAAAAAAATCATTCTTTTTTTGGGTTCCAATATTGGAAATCTAAAGCATGCCCAAGCTGTTCAATTCTTAAGAGACATGAGGGATTCCATTAATCCAGGGGATTTAATTTTCATGGGATTCGATCAAAAAAAACATCCCCAAGCTATTTTGGATGCCTATAATGACAAAACAGGAATAACCGAGGCTTTTAATAAGAATATTTTAACTCGTATCAACAAAGAAATGGGCGGCAACTTTGATTTGGACCTATTTATGCATTGGGAGGTATATGATCCAGAAACTGGCACTGCCAAAAGCTATTTGGTTTCCAAGGAAGAACAAATGGTTCAAATTGAAAGCTTAAAACTTGAAATACGTTTTAATGCCTGGGAAACAATTCACACGGAAATCTCTCAAAAATATGATGATGATACTGTGGAGTGGTTGGCTAAGGAAGCAGGGCTTACAATTACTGAGGTATTTTCAGATAAAGAGCAGCAATACAAAAACTATATATTTAAAAAATAA
- a CDS encoding aminotransferase class V-fold PLP-dependent enzyme — MQKLRNKFPVLKQCIYANTAVTGLLSEDLMEWRQEHDLDYLIGGSHMKGKSFEETPQINATVGRFFNCKAENVALVPNFTLGLNMLLEGLPKNQTILLLKTDYPSLNWSFETRGFTLDYLEIDANLEARIYDKIKAGSIDVLALSLVQWINGIKIDLDFLKRLKNEFEDLIIIVDGTQFCGTSQFNFQDSGIDILGASAYKWLLSGYGNGFVLVKEEVKKRFQLKSIGNGSVNRDITKRNAIPFCKHLEPGHLDSLNFGSLKFSLDFLHNIGIEHISNQIQTLSQKAKTGFSALGLLEDQVSNRSIHSTIFNIKGDQRLFEKLSNENVVCSQRGAGIRLSFHFYNTESEIDTILSILKA; from the coding sequence ATGCAAAAATTGAGAAACAAATTTCCCGTCCTAAAACAATGCATTTATGCAAATACCGCAGTTACAGGATTGTTAAGCGAGGATTTGATGGAATGGAGGCAAGAACATGATTTAGATTATTTGATTGGTGGGAGCCATATGAAAGGGAAGAGTTTTGAAGAAACCCCACAGATCAATGCTACTGTTGGAAGGTTTTTTAATTGCAAGGCCGAAAATGTGGCTTTGGTACCCAATTTTACTCTGGGGTTGAATATGTTATTGGAGGGGTTGCCCAAAAACCAAACTATATTACTTCTTAAAACGGATTACCCCTCATTGAATTGGTCTTTTGAAACCAGGGGCTTCACATTGGACTATTTGGAAATCGATGCAAACCTTGAAGCTCGGATTTATGATAAAATAAAAGCGGGAAGCATTGATGTTTTGGCACTTAGTCTTGTACAATGGATCAATGGCATCAAAATAGATCTGGATTTTTTAAAACGTTTAAAAAACGAATTTGAAGATCTTATAATTATTGTCGACGGCACTCAGTTTTGTGGAACATCGCAATTCAATTTTCAGGATTCTGGAATCGATATTTTGGGTGCGAGCGCCTACAAATGGCTTTTGTCAGGTTACGGAAATGGTTTTGTTCTGGTCAAGGAAGAGGTTAAAAAGCGATTTCAACTTAAATCCATTGGGAACGGCTCGGTGAATAGGGACATTACAAAAAGGAATGCCATTCCTTTTTGTAAACATTTGGAACCGGGACATTTGGACAGTTTAAATTTTGGGAGTCTTAAGTTTTCCTTGGATTTTTTACACAATATAGGTATTGAGCATATTTCCAATCAAATACAGACACTATCGCAGAAGGCCAAAACCGGTTTTTCTGCATTGGGATTATTAGAGGACCAGGTATCAAACCGGAGCATACACAGCACTATCTTTAATATTAAGGGAGATCAACGATTGTTTGAAAAATTAAGCAATGAAAATGTGGTCTGTTCGCAACGTGGAGCTGGTATACGGTTAAGTTTCCATTTCTATAATACAGAGAGTGAGATTGATACAATTTTGAGCATACTCAAAGCTTAG
- the murI gene encoding glutamate racemase, which translates to MQQPIGIFDSGVGGTSIWKEIQKMLPNEDVIYLADSKNAPYGTKPKEEILRLSIKNTELLLEKACKLIVVACNTATTNAIDYLRTTYEVPFVGIEPAIKPAALKTKTKKVGVLATKGTLSSSLFHNTSKLHASGIEVIEREGTGLVDLIESGQVDSTETYLLLQKYIAPMLEAGIDCLVLGCTHYPYLIPQIKKIVPPNLNIIDSGEAVARQTRAVLEQQNLVAISRKSPSEHQFYTNRELEILESFVKGPNIKTDFIVF; encoded by the coding sequence ATGCAGCAGCCTATTGGCATTTTTGATTCAGGAGTGGGAGGAACCTCCATTTGGAAAGAAATCCAAAAAATGCTCCCCAATGAGGACGTAATTTATCTGGCAGACAGTAAAAATGCACCATATGGGACAAAACCGAAGGAAGAAATACTTCGGTTGAGTATTAAGAATACTGAACTCCTACTTGAAAAAGCCTGTAAATTGATTGTGGTAGCGTGTAATACGGCTACAACAAACGCCATTGATTATTTAAGAACCACTTATGAAGTTCCATTTGTTGGCATAGAACCAGCAATTAAACCTGCCGCCTTGAAGACAAAAACAAAGAAGGTAGGGGTTTTGGCCACCAAAGGAACATTGTCGAGCAGTCTTTTCCATAATACTTCCAAATTGCATGCATCCGGTATTGAAGTCATTGAACGGGAGGGTACAGGCTTGGTTGATTTGATTGAGAGTGGACAAGTAGATTCGACAGAAACTTACCTTTTGCTACAGAAGTATATTGCTCCAATGTTGGAGGCCGGAATTGATTGCTTGGTATTGGGCTGTACACATTATCCCTATTTAATACCCCAAATTAAAAAAATAGTCCCACCGAACTTAAATATTATAGACTCTGGAGAAGCGGTTGCTCGACAGACCAGAGCAGTGTTGGAGCAACAAAACCTAGTGGCCATATCACGAAAAAGTCCTTCAGAACATCAGTTTTACACGAACAGGGAACTCGAAATATTGGAGAGTTTTGTGAAGGGACCAAATATCAAAACGGACTTTATTGTTTTTTAG
- a CDS encoding OmpH family outer membrane protein encodes MNIKVLLLIVVLAVSNYTFSQRGVRIGYVDMEYILENVEEYRDATEQLNTKAEKWKKEIELKYSAVEQMKKDLMAEKVLLTDELIAEREEEIQILETEMIDYQQSRFGPQGDLVLQKQRLIQPIQDQVFNEVQKIGGNKRYDFIFDKSADVVMLYSEKRHDISDLVLREIARTRKVSKSNKKEKQQSRLDKFTEEESEADKEISEALKERQANAADAKEAKTKELEDKRAEALRLREERKKAYEERRKKLLEEREAKRKAKLEEREKTQEQEKDSIQQ; translated from the coding sequence ATGAATATCAAAGTTCTTTTGTTAATAGTTGTTTTGGCGGTATCCAATTATACGTTCTCACAAAGAGGAGTACGTATAGGTTATGTGGACATGGAGTACATTCTGGAAAATGTGGAAGAATATAGGGATGCCACAGAGCAATTGAATACCAAGGCCGAAAAATGGAAAAAGGAAATTGAGCTAAAGTATAGCGCTGTTGAGCAAATGAAGAAAGATTTAATGGCGGAAAAAGTGCTATTAACTGATGAGTTGATTGCGGAACGTGAAGAAGAGATTCAGATTTTGGAAACCGAAATGATTGATTATCAACAGAGTCGTTTTGGCCCACAAGGAGATTTGGTGCTTCAAAAACAACGATTGATTCAGCCTATACAGGATCAAGTGTTCAACGAAGTCCAAAAAATAGGAGGAAATAAAAGATACGATTTTATTTTTGATAAATCAGCAGATGTTGTAATGTTGTACTCCGAAAAAAGACATGACATTAGTGACTTGGTTTTAAGAGAGATAGCTCGCACTAGAAAAGTGAGTAAATCTAACAAAAAGGAAAAACAACAAAGTCGCTTGGATAAATTTACTGAGGAAGAGTCTGAGGCCGATAAGGAGATAAGCGAAGCCCTGAAAGAGAGACAGGCAAATGCAGCGGATGCCAAAGAGGCCAAGACAAAGGAATTGGAAGATAAAAGAGCAGAGGCCTTAAGATTAAGGGAAGAAAGAAAGAAAGCGTACGAGGAGCGAAGAAAAAAATTATTGGAAGAGCGTGAAGCCAAGCGAAAGGCCAAATTGGAAGAGCGAGAAAAAACGCAGGAACAAGAGAAGGATTCAATACAACAATAA
- a CDS encoding dihydrofolate reductase codes for MRQLIIIAAAAENNALGINNDLPWHLPDDFKRFKALTTGHKIIMGRKTLESFPKALPNREHIVITRDREYVPKFPCIVVHSLPEALEHAATDARSFIIGGGEIYKQAMEFATDIELTRVHSSFEADTFFPEIDASWNLVKEEYHPKDDKHAFDFTYMTYTKRLYY; via the coding sequence GTGCGTCAATTGATAATTATAGCTGCGGCAGCTGAAAATAATGCACTAGGAATTAACAATGATCTTCCATGGCATCTACCCGACGATTTTAAGCGGTTTAAGGCATTAACAACTGGACATAAAATTATTATGGGGAGAAAAACCCTTGAAAGTTTTCCAAAGGCGTTGCCCAACAGGGAACATATCGTAATTACAAGGGATAGGGAATATGTGCCAAAATTTCCTTGTATAGTGGTGCATTCTTTACCCGAGGCTTTGGAACATGCGGCTACTGATGCACGTTCTTTTATTATTGGAGGTGGTGAAATTTATAAACAAGCCATGGAATTTGCAACGGATATTGAGTTGACTAGGGTTCATTCATCCTTTGAAGCTGATACTTTTTTTCCAGAAATTGATGCGTCTTGGAATCTGGTCAAGGAAGAGTACCATCCCAAAGATGACAAGCATGCGTTTGATTTTACCTATATGACCTATACAAAAAGATTATACTATTGA